From one Pseudobdellovibrionaceae bacterium genomic stretch:
- a CDS encoding M48 family metallopeptidase gives MNQLNLFKWRSHSKNKTQKKTTAEKEKSVRNELDFQGHRVQLLRRAYQRSMRVTVKPNGNIRVTSSKTTSINEIQKFLRHNEQWLKKVLGEFKDLRTQYPRKQFLQGEGVLFAGEYHYLNFTPSAKVKKPTFEILREDLQLICYIPKAQWSNAYYVKPQPQIKPYLMKFYEQQGREVLAERVHDISEAMGLIPTAVSFRSQKTRWGSCSPEGSISLNWRLVAAPEEVMDYVVIHELAHLQHLNHSDRFWKLVSQHSPQHKKHRKWLRDHLYEFDFLAKESEIHPLEE, from the coding sequence GTGAACCAGCTCAATTTGTTTAAATGGCGTAGCCATTCAAAAAACAAAACGCAAAAGAAGACCACAGCTGAGAAAGAAAAATCCGTTCGCAACGAATTGGATTTTCAAGGTCATCGTGTGCAACTTTTGCGTCGCGCTTATCAAAGATCGATGCGCGTGACTGTAAAACCAAACGGCAACATTCGCGTTACTAGTAGCAAAACAACTTCGATCAACGAGATTCAAAAGTTTTTGCGCCATAACGAGCAGTGGCTCAAAAAAGTTTTGGGCGAATTCAAAGACCTTCGCACTCAGTATCCGCGCAAACAATTTCTCCAAGGTGAAGGAGTTTTGTTCGCCGGCGAATACCATTATTTAAATTTCACTCCCAGCGCCAAAGTCAAAAAGCCTACGTTTGAAATCCTGCGCGAAGATCTACAATTAATCTGTTACATCCCCAAGGCTCAATGGTCGAACGCTTATTACGTGAAGCCCCAACCGCAGATAAAACCCTACCTGATGAAATTTTATGAACAGCAGGGGCGGGAAGTCCTGGCCGAAAGGGTGCACGATATTTCAGAGGCGATGGGGCTAATCCCAACCGCAGTGTCTTTTCGCTCTCAGAAAACCCGCTGGGGGAGTTGTTCTCCCGAGGGCTCCATTAGCCTAAATTGGCGACTGGTGGCCGCACCCGAAGAGGTCATGGACTACGTGGTGATTCATGAATTGGCTCACCTACAGCACCTCAATCACTCGGATCGCTTTTGGAAGTTGGTTTCCCAGCATTCGCCACAACACAAAAAGCACCGCAAGTGGCTGCGCGATCATTTATATGAATTTGATTTCCTCGCCAAAGAATCCGAAATCCACCCCCTGGAGGAGTAG
- a CDS encoding serine/threonine protein kinase — protein MDSFYDLTPETVMTGIEQAGLIPTGEYTQLNSYENRVFDIRLESEGNPENLNGRVIAKFYRPGRWDEATIQEEHDFQMDLRDSGLPVVAPLKQANGKTISSCQGMYLGLFPKAVGRMPQELWLNDYEKIGRTLARLHNVGELRPAQHRPKLHPEVMGWPSLRILEKWAAPEVWSRYERAAVDILEWLEEALEDVNYQRIHGDCHKGNLLLKQVREEPEEFFLVDFDDFCMGPAVQDFWMLFSGDHETLNEEEQAILSGYEELRNFDDRELDLIPGLRGLRIIHYAAWIARRWEDPSFPRLFPTFREYNYWAEEVEALERIAWALK, from the coding sequence ATGGACTCCTTTTACGACCTCACCCCTGAAACTGTGATGACCGGAATTGAGCAGGCGGGACTGATCCCCACCGGGGAATACACCCAGCTGAATTCCTATGAAAATCGGGTATTCGACATCCGCCTGGAATCTGAAGGCAATCCCGAAAACCTCAACGGCCGGGTCATTGCCAAGTTTTACCGTCCGGGACGATGGGATGAGGCCACTATCCAGGAAGAACATGACTTCCAAATGGATCTGCGCGACTCGGGCCTGCCCGTGGTGGCCCCACTGAAGCAGGCCAACGGCAAGACCATCTCCTCTTGCCAGGGGATGTACCTGGGACTTTTCCCCAAGGCCGTGGGAAGGATGCCCCAGGAGTTGTGGCTGAACGACTACGAAAAAATCGGCCGCACCCTGGCCCGCCTCCACAACGTGGGGGAACTCAGACCTGCCCAACACCGACCCAAGCTTCATCCGGAAGTCATGGGCTGGCCGTCGTTGCGGATATTAGAAAAGTGGGCGGCACCCGAGGTGTGGTCCCGCTATGAAAGAGCGGCGGTTGATATTTTGGAGTGGCTCGAAGAGGCCCTTGAAGATGTGAACTATCAGCGTATTCATGGCGACTGCCACAAGGGGAATCTCTTACTCAAACAAGTCCGCGAAGAGCCTGAAGAGTTCTTCCTGGTCGATTTTGATGATTTTTGTATGGGACCTGCCGTTCAGGATTTTTGGATGCTCTTTTCAGGAGACCACGAAACCCTGAACGAAGAGGAACAAGCCATTTTGTCTGGCTATGAAGAGCTGAGAAACTTCGACGACCGCGAGCTGGACCTGATCCCCGGGCTGAGGGGCTTAAGGATCATTCACTACGCCGCCTGGATCGCCCGCCGTTGGGAAGACCCCTCATTCCCTCGCCTGTTCCCCACCTTTCGCGAGTACAACTACTGGGCGGAAGAAGTGGAAGCTCTCGAACGCATCGCCTGGGCCCTTAAATAG
- a CDS encoding YbaB/EbfC family nucleoid-associated protein, which produces MGGGLQQMMRQANQMQNRIKKLQEELATREFEGTAGGGAVLAKVSGDNKVVAMEIKPDVVSADDIEMLQDLIVAAVNDALKVAKETSDQEMSKITGGVNFPGMF; this is translated from the coding sequence ATGGGCGGCGGCTTGCAACAGATGATGAGACAAGCCAATCAGATGCAGAACCGTATTAAGAAGCTTCAAGAAGAGCTGGCGACCCGTGAGTTTGAAGGGACCGCAGGCGGCGGTGCTGTTCTGGCCAAAGTCAGTGGCGACAACAAAGTGGTGGCCATGGAAATTAAGCCTGACGTGGTCAGTGCTGATGACATTGAAATGCTCCAGGACTTGATTGTTGCTGCAGTCAACGATGCCCTGAAAGTGGCTAAGGAGACTTCTGATCAGGAAATGTCCAAGATCACTGGCGGCGTTAACTTCCCTGGCATGTTTTAA
- a CDS encoding gliding-motility protein MglA yields MSFVNRDTKEIHCKIVYYGPSLGGKTTNLQWVYHKAVSEEKSDLVSLPGDVDRTLFFDFLPIDIGDIRGYRTRFHLYTVPGQVVYEPSRKLILKGLDGIIFVADSQAERMDENIQSLVDLEKNLKLQGYDIADLPLVFQYNKRDLPNALPVAELRSSLNRFNAPDFEGTAREGTGVFEALKTVSKSIITVLKGGEIY; encoded by the coding sequence ATGTCATTTGTTAATCGAGATACCAAAGAAATCCACTGTAAGATCGTTTATTACGGTCCATCTCTCGGCGGCAAGACCACCAATTTACAGTGGGTCTATCACAAGGCCGTTAGTGAGGAGAAATCCGACTTGGTTTCTTTGCCTGGTGATGTGGACCGGACTTTGTTTTTTGATTTTCTCCCCATCGATATTGGCGACATTCGCGGCTACCGCACGAGATTTCATTTGTACACCGTGCCCGGCCAGGTTGTTTACGAACCCAGCCGCAAGTTGATTCTTAAGGGTCTGGACGGAATCATCTTTGTTGCCGACTCTCAGGCCGAGAGGATGGATGAGAACATCCAGTCCCTTGTTGATTTGGAAAAAAACCTGAAACTTCAGGGTTACGACATCGCTGACTTGCCTCTTGTGTTTCAATACAACAAGCGCGATCTTCCTAATGCACTTCCTGTTGCGGAATTGCGCAGTAGCCTGAACCGCTTCAACGCCCCTGACTTTGAGGGAACTGCTCGCGAGGGAACCGGTGTGTTTGAGGCCCTTAAAACGGTTTCAAAATCCATTATTACGGTTCTCAAGGGCGGCGAGATCTATTAA
- the nadA gene encoding quinolinate synthase NadA: protein MMKALARDIQELKKEKNAVILAHYYEEGDIQDIADHVGDSLFLAQMGQKVDAPVVLLAGVYFMAESVKILSPEKTVLVPDLAAGCSLVDHSPVEKYLHWRQQHPDALCMTYVNSSAAVKAISDVVCTSSNAEKILAGIPKDRRVLFGPDHNLGSYLSKKLNREMILWPGACEVHVLFSARKLFELKSQYPEAPVLAHPECLDSVLQYADVIGSTSKLLQEVKDNPSHQFIVATESGIFHQMKKVRPEAELIQAPAEGSCSCNECPYMKLNTLEKIKAALENLKPEVTLNETIRQRAQVPLDRMMTLTQGGCVEWPETFAVSKEELALV from the coding sequence ATGATGAAGGCCTTGGCCCGTGATATCCAAGAGCTCAAGAAAGAAAAAAACGCCGTTATCCTTGCTCACTACTACGAAGAAGGTGACATCCAGGACATTGCCGACCATGTGGGCGATAGCTTGTTTCTCGCGCAAATGGGGCAAAAAGTGGACGCCCCGGTTGTGCTTTTGGCTGGCGTTTATTTTATGGCCGAATCGGTAAAGATCCTTTCACCGGAAAAGACGGTACTTGTACCCGATCTGGCGGCTGGGTGTTCCCTGGTGGATCATTCACCTGTCGAGAAGTACCTTCACTGGCGGCAACAACATCCAGACGCCTTGTGCATGACCTACGTCAACAGCAGTGCGGCCGTAAAGGCCATCTCGGATGTGGTGTGCACATCCAGTAACGCGGAAAAGATCTTGGCTGGTATCCCCAAAGACAGAAGAGTTTTGTTTGGCCCCGATCACAATCTTGGCAGCTATCTCTCCAAGAAGCTGAACCGTGAGATGATCCTGTGGCCCGGTGCCTGTGAAGTCCACGTGCTGTTTTCAGCGCGCAAGTTGTTTGAGCTCAAAAGCCAGTACCCGGAAGCACCAGTGCTGGCCCATCCAGAGTGCTTGGATTCGGTCCTTCAATATGCTGACGTGATTGGCTCCACATCGAAACTTCTGCAAGAAGTGAAGGACAACCCTTCCCATCAGTTTATCGTCGCTACCGAATCCGGGATCTTTCATCAGATGAAAAAGGTGCGCCCCGAAGCTGAGCTCATCCAAGCTCCGGCCGAAGGAAGTTGCTCGTGTAACGAATGCCCCTACATGAAGCTCAACACTCTTGAAAAAATCAAAGCGGCTCTTGAAAACCTTAAGCCCGAGGTCACGCTGAACGAAACCATTCGCCAGCGAGCGCAGGTGCCACTGGATCGTATGATGACCTTAACTCAAGGTGGATGTGTGGAGTGGCCTGAGACATTTGCCGTTTCCAAAGAGGAGCTGGCTCTTGTTTGA
- a CDS encoding adenylate/guanylate cyclase domain-containing protein — protein MADVKKTFFCIGCLQHMKMPIPLRGPLAWPFRVFGIKPSQMNPNLCTICEVMFTKVKKSKQISIDSTIMFADLRGYTSMFEASESDKIMSLLHDFYDTCSNEVWARGGIINKFIGDCVLAIFNFPIMQERHGRAAVLAALELLRQCVEKTWLDCTSDPNMCIPVCVGVGIHSGKTSIGEVGSSYKDFTAIGPVVNLASRLQSAAKPGEILITPQVYSEVQDIFPNLNPKTISIKGFKDPVEVYSIDQQVIMQAKEAIDRALGPSGGEKSDHASA, from the coding sequence ATGGCTGATGTAAAAAAGACCTTTTTCTGCATTGGTTGCCTACAACACATGAAGATGCCCATTCCTCTGCGGGGACCCCTCGCCTGGCCTTTTCGGGTTTTTGGCATCAAGCCGAGCCAAATGAACCCAAACCTTTGCACCATCTGCGAAGTGATGTTCACCAAGGTCAAGAAATCGAAGCAGATCTCCATAGATTCGACCATTATGTTTGCCGACTTGCGCGGCTATACCAGCATGTTCGAAGCCAGCGAGTCGGATAAAATCATGAGCCTTCTTCATGATTTTTACGATACCTGCTCAAACGAGGTGTGGGCCCGGGGGGGAATCATCAATAAATTCATTGGTGATTGTGTACTGGCAATTTTTAACTTTCCTATCATGCAGGAGCGCCACGGGAGAGCAGCAGTACTCGCTGCCCTTGAGCTGCTTCGCCAATGTGTTGAAAAGACTTGGCTGGATTGTACGTCAGATCCAAATATGTGTATTCCTGTGTGTGTTGGTGTTGGCATCCACTCCGGCAAGACTTCGATTGGCGAAGTTGGCTCCTCTTACAAGGATTTCACGGCAATCGGTCCGGTTGTGAACTTGGCCTCGCGCTTACAAAGTGCTGCAAAGCCAGGTGAGATTCTCATTACCCCTCAGGTATACAGTGAAGTTCAGGACATATTTCCCAACCTTAATCCTAAGACAATTTCCATCAAGGGATTTAAAGATCCCGTTGAAGTCTATTCCATTGACCAGCAGGTGATCATGCAAGCCAAGGAGGCCATTGACCGGGCCCTAGGCCCTTCAGGCGGGGAAAAATCCGACCACGCATCCGCCTAA
- the dnaX gene encoding DNA polymerase III subunit gamma/tau, whose product MSYQVIARKWRPKTFAELVGQSHVSQTLLNALRNNRLHHALLFTGPRGTGKTSSARILAKSLRCPNAVDFVPCHECRDCQDVANGRSIDVIEIDGASNNGVDAIRELRETVGYMPSSGKYKLYIIDEVHMLSTSAFNALLKTLEEPPEHVIFVMATTEAHKIPNTILSRCQRFDFRRIPVRDIAARLGEICQADGIKCDEEALWLVARQGDGSMRDSQSLLDQVITFSDGQVTRDKTIEVLGLTDRTLLLETVQALVDRNTQTVVDIIERVFTAGYDPKIFVQDLLEELRHLLLVKITNGQVGSIVDLPDSEVTHLHQLSESLTEEDIHLLFDMALKGGNDLLRSQDTRVVLEMILLRMSSAPRVAQLLSLNLGQAPSASAAPARPAAISRPTPTRSAEPAKKSPAQTAAEKPAAPQPEPEVVAPAPVMSATPTVSGDERWLELIKKIKRVNPMVSAKLEHSCLLGIEDKVIRLAVPDKMKFLSGQIEDKEFQKKLLNYVGTFWGPGYQVEVGSGGTEAEKKTPKAIEKQRQEDQVKSTREEVENHPFVQSAQKVFKSQIKAIKETT is encoded by the coding sequence TTGTCCTATCAGGTGATCGCCCGTAAATGGCGGCCTAAAACCTTTGCAGAACTCGTTGGGCAATCCCACGTCAGCCAAACTCTGCTTAATGCTCTTCGCAACAATCGTTTGCACCATGCCTTGTTGTTTACGGGACCACGTGGAACCGGCAAAACTTCTTCGGCGCGGATTTTGGCTAAATCCCTTCGTTGTCCAAATGCTGTCGACTTTGTTCCTTGCCATGAATGCCGCGACTGTCAGGATGTGGCCAACGGCCGCTCCATTGATGTGATTGAAATCGACGGAGCCAGCAACAATGGTGTGGATGCCATCCGCGAGCTGCGCGAGACCGTGGGCTATATGCCTTCGTCAGGAAAGTACAAACTCTACATCATCGATGAAGTTCATATGCTTTCCACCAGTGCTTTTAATGCGCTTTTAAAAACTCTGGAAGAGCCGCCTGAGCATGTGATTTTTGTGATGGCTACAACTGAAGCGCACAAGATCCCCAATACGATTTTGTCCCGCTGTCAGCGCTTTGATTTTCGCCGTATTCCGGTGCGTGACATTGCCGCCCGCCTGGGTGAGATCTGTCAGGCCGATGGCATTAAGTGTGATGAAGAAGCCTTGTGGCTGGTGGCTCGCCAGGGCGATGGTTCCATGCGCGACAGCCAAAGTCTTTTGGATCAGGTGATCACCTTTAGCGATGGACAGGTGACGCGAGATAAGACCATTGAGGTCCTTGGTCTTACGGATCGCACCTTGCTCCTTGAAACTGTGCAGGCTCTTGTCGATCGCAACACGCAAACCGTTGTTGATATTATCGAGCGGGTGTTCACTGCCGGATATGATCCCAAGATTTTTGTTCAAGATCTGCTGGAGGAGCTTCGCCATTTGCTGTTGGTTAAAATCACCAATGGCCAGGTGGGTTCGATTGTTGATCTTCCTGATTCAGAAGTAACTCACTTGCACCAACTCTCTGAGTCGCTAACGGAAGAAGACATTCATTTGCTTTTTGATATGGCCTTAAAAGGTGGCAACGACCTATTGCGCTCCCAGGACACCCGTGTGGTTCTGGAAATGATTCTTCTGCGTATGTCGTCGGCCCCCCGGGTGGCTCAACTGTTGAGTTTAAATCTCGGCCAGGCTCCGAGTGCTTCGGCAGCTCCGGCAAGACCTGCAGCTATCTCTCGTCCCACACCTACGCGGTCGGCTGAGCCAGCAAAGAAGAGTCCGGCCCAAACCGCAGCTGAAAAGCCCGCAGCCCCACAACCCGAGCCAGAGGTGGTTGCACCTGCTCCGGTTATGTCGGCGACACCGACGGTTTCTGGTGATGAGCGGTGGCTGGAGTTGATTAAGAAAATTAAACGGGTGAACCCCATGGTCAGCGCCAAGCTTGAGCACTCGTGCTTACTTGGCATTGAAGACAAGGTGATTCGCCTGGCTGTGCCGGATAAAATGAAGTTTTTGTCCGGACAGATTGAAGACAAGGAGTTTCAGAAGAAGCTTTTGAATTACGTGGGAACTTTCTGGGGACCTGGTTACCAGGTCGAAGTTGGCTCCGGCGGCACAGAGGCGGAAAAAAAAACTCCAAAAGCAATAGAGAAACAACGCCAGGAGGACCAGGTTAAGTCCACGCGCGAAGAGGTGGAAAATCACCCCTTTGTGCAATCGGCGCAAAAAGTTTTTAAATCCCAGATAAAGGCGATTAAGGAGACAACATGA
- a CDS encoding PT domain-containing protein — translation MMLRLNQVVKVALVAALAVSFVACSGKKKKAPIRDGKTRPAQQTPAQQTPTVQPTATQPTVQPTATGTPQVVIPTAANPRSTVIVSTSDGTVPAVIERVAEEPATVVTGTNTVVHVLPSNGAIAAPDNGVGVFPTGAADERRRAFSDSRVDTLLPILKGEVDKLPEDLRTASESFALAIRSVSIEANEGNRKVFAEIIFDGPAGPVSAKFRGHLDVNNRAVMDESAETSGDDFVFKASVVCLDANMESCENTVIRIDQFTKSGEICKTAFAVHRIGNVHVQFPMRDYQKSLKSMNDEYKEFMLYMKNTHDAVQAINACRMSGNNNCMPPPMRAPGANDVEFRSFAVAYGRSAFTLTFWSVTTIEKPEQDVLVISGPLMLADDARDYQANLGVNGFLRETTGRVTNDQGKFENYISRVKLLSNDGNGNMVLQVHLKGVAENTLLTITSEILEARDFMYLLQKQKN, via the coding sequence ATGATGTTACGTTTGAACCAAGTGGTAAAAGTCGCTTTAGTTGCAGCTTTGGCTGTGAGCTTTGTTGCCTGTTCGGGCAAAAAGAAAAAGGCCCCGATCCGCGACGGTAAAACCCGTCCGGCTCAACAGACACCGGCTCAACAAACGCCGACCGTGCAGCCCACGGCCACTCAGCCGACTGTGCAACCAACCGCTACCGGAACTCCCCAGGTGGTGATTCCCACGGCGGCCAACCCCCGTTCGACGGTGATTGTGTCCACCTCAGATGGAACAGTCCCTGCTGTGATTGAGCGTGTGGCCGAAGAGCCGGCAACTGTGGTGACCGGCACCAACACCGTTGTCCATGTGTTGCCTTCAAATGGCGCTATTGCAGCTCCCGATAATGGCGTGGGAGTTTTCCCTACTGGTGCCGCGGACGAAAGACGTCGGGCTTTTTCGGATTCTCGTGTGGACACCTTGTTGCCCATTCTTAAGGGCGAAGTAGACAAACTTCCTGAAGATCTCAGGACGGCTAGCGAGAGTTTTGCTCTCGCCATTCGCTCAGTGAGCATTGAGGCCAATGAGGGTAATCGCAAGGTTTTTGCTGAAATCATTTTTGATGGTCCCGCGGGCCCCGTGAGCGCCAAGTTCAGAGGCCACCTGGATGTGAACAACCGAGCGGTAATGGACGAGTCGGCTGAGACTTCAGGTGACGATTTTGTCTTTAAGGCCAGTGTGGTTTGTCTCGACGCCAACATGGAGAGCTGTGAAAACACCGTGATCCGCATTGACCAGTTTACCAAATCCGGTGAAATCTGTAAGACGGCCTTTGCCGTTCACCGCATTGGTAATGTTCATGTTCAATTCCCCATGCGCGACTACCAGAAGTCTCTCAAGTCCATGAACGACGAGTACAAAGAGTTCATGCTCTACATGAAAAACACCCACGATGCAGTCCAGGCCATCAATGCCTGTCGGATGAGTGGCAACAACAACTGTATGCCTCCTCCGATGCGTGCTCCTGGTGCTAACGATGTGGAGTTCCGCTCGTTTGCCGTGGCCTATGGCCGCTCGGCATTCACTCTGACTTTTTGGTCAGTCACGACTATTGAAAAGCCTGAGCAGGATGTGCTGGTGATTTCTGGACCACTGATGCTGGCCGACGACGCTCGTGACTACCAAGCCAATTTGGGCGTGAACGGATTTCTGCGGGAAACCACAGGTCGAGTTACGAATGATCAGGGTAAATTTGAGAACTACATCTCTCGCGTGAAGTTGCTCAGTAACGACGGCAACGGCAACATGGTTCTCCAGGTTCACCTGAAAGGCGTTGCAGAAAACACTTTGCTCACCATTACCAGTGAGATTCTTGAGGCTCGCGACTTCATGTATCTCCTGCAGAAGCAAAAAAACTAA
- the recR gene encoding recombination protein RecR, which translates to MIQNVPSLEKLTHELAKLPGIGPKTAQRLAYFVLRSSDEYVASLRQALQMVKDNIHECPECFSYTEEDELCRFCQDANRDDHLLCVVEDPADIGRIESSGVFRGRYHVLHGSISPLDGISPQDLKIPHLLQKIQSGLDGARPKVTEVILALDADLEGDTTVLYLAKVLREKGIQVSRIAHGVPIGGDIDYIDHRTLGRALENRVVL; encoded by the coding sequence ATGATTCAAAACGTTCCTTCGTTGGAAAAACTCACTCATGAGCTGGCAAAGCTTCCTGGTATTGGTCCAAAAACCGCCCAGCGGTTGGCCTATTTTGTTTTAAGGTCTTCGGATGAGTATGTGGCCTCTTTGCGCCAGGCCCTGCAAATGGTGAAAGACAATATTCATGAGTGTCCTGAGTGCTTTTCCTACACCGAAGAAGACGAGCTGTGCCGCTTTTGCCAAGACGCAAACCGGGATGATCACCTTCTGTGCGTGGTCGAAGACCCGGCGGACATTGGCCGTATTGAGTCCTCGGGTGTTTTTCGTGGGCGCTACCATGTCCTGCATGGGTCCATCTCCCCTCTTGATGGGATTTCGCCCCAGGATTTGAAGATTCCGCATTTGCTGCAAAAGATCCAAAGTGGCCTGGATGGGGCCCGCCCCAAGGTGACCGAAGTGATTTTGGCCCTGGATGCGGACCTGGAAGGGGATACGACAGTTCTTTATCTTGCCAAGGTGCTCCGAGAAAAGGGGATTCAGGTCTCCCGGATCGCTCACGGTGTTCCCATCGGTGGTGATATCGACTATATTGATCACAGGACCCTGGGGAGGGCCCTGGAAAACCGGGTAGTACTTTAA